CGCTCAGCGGAGTGCGCAGCTCATGAGAAGCATCTCCTACAAACTCACGTTGTCGATTGTAGGATTTCACAATAGGAACCATCGCTTTACGGGACATCAGCCAACCGATGAGACAGGCAATAAATACAAACAGAATCGCCAATAAAATTAGCAGCATTAGCAGCCTGTGCAGCAGTTTGTATTGCGGCGTTACATTAATACCCGCATAGAGCGTCATTTCTGGACCATTCTTGGTCAGCACGTTCTGGCCGGTTACCATCAGATGGAGAGTCGATGGTGCAACAGGTGCAGCATCTTCCTCTCCGTTATCCAATACATCTGCGGGAACGCTCAGGCTTACCTCCTTAATCTCCTTGGCACGTGGTTTCCAGTCCTGTACAAGCCCCAGAAGGTCTGAACGCATCCCAGGGAACATTTCATTGCCTGAGATCACTTTGCCGTCCGAACCGAGGACATAATAGAAGAACTGGTCGCTGCCCGATCCCCATAACCTTCGATTATCCAGCGTATCTCCGGCCTTGCCTTCTTGCATATTCTTTTCCACCAAAGCCCGCTCAACCGCAACGAGAGAGAGAAGATTATCCTTCTGACCATTGATGACAATGTAAGATAACAGAACATAGACCACGCCTACAAATAGTGCAAGCAGCACAATCGTCAGACTGCTGTATGTGAGGGTAAGTCGACCCTGCGTACGACCGAACAAATTTCCTTTAGTTCTTCCTGGGTGGATGCCTTGTTCGTCTCTACCTATTCGTTTTCTATTATTCAAGCTTGTAGCCCACCCCTCGGATGCTATGGATCAGGTGTTGTTTGTTGAATAGCTCAAGCTTTTTGCGCAGCAGCTTTATCGTGGCATCCACAATTTTGGTCGAAACGTCCGAGTCGTACCCCCAGATCCGTTCCAGGATTAATTCGCGGCTGAGAGTAGCGCTCTTGTTCCGTAACAGCAGATCCAGCATCTGAAATTCACGAGGGCTTAACTGGATGACCTCCTCTTCCATACTCAGCGTCAGGCTGGAACGATTCAGGCGCAGACCATCCAGCTCAGCAACCTCTTCCAGCAGCGGTGCATAATTACGGCGACACAAGGCTCTCAGCCTGGCTTGAAGCTCTTCCAATTCAAATGGCTTCACCAGATAATCGTCTGCTCCTGCATCCAATCCCTGAACCCGGTCACACAGCGCGTCCTTGGCGGTTAACATCAAGATTGCTCCAGCATAGCCGTTCTCTCTTAATTTCTTGCATACGGATAGCCCTGTCCATCCAGGCAGCATCCAGTCCAGTACAGCCACATCATAATGAGAATCCATGCAATAGTGATAGGCGTCTTCCCCATTTTCCACCCATTCTACAGTCCCAAAGCCGGTTTTCTCCAACATATGAACAATCAACTCACCCAACAAGGAATCATCTTCAGCAAGCAGTATGCGGTGTGTAGTCAATGTGAACCTCCTAAGAAGCAGTATGTGATAAAGACGAGCACGCCAACCCTGCCCGGTTTAATTTTCAAACATTCTCGCACTTCCAGATGGTCCGTGTCCAATACATCGCGTTTGTAAAAATACCCCAGTCTGTCTTTCTCCGTTTTTTCACCTTTCGGGATTACAGTAAGGGTGCAACAAAAAATAAATCAAAATTAGGAGTGAATGTACAATGAAAAAATGGATTCCTGCCATGCTGGGTGCAACGATGATCTTCTCTGCCACATCGGCTTCAGTATTTGCCGCCACCCCGACCGCTGTAACTCAAGTCTCTGCTGCAACGAATGCCAAGGTGAGTTCGAATGGATATAATATCAGTCTCGATCAGAACTCCCTGTGCTCCAATACATCGCTGCAAAAAGTACTCGGCCTGAGCAAAACGGAATTGCAAAAGCAATTCCAGGCTGGTAAAACGTTGGCGGATCTGGCTAAAACAAAGGGCGTCAGCACAACTAAAGTAACCAACGCCTTGTTGCAGCCACAGCTGACCAAGCTCGCAAGTGATCAGAAGTCCGGCAAGCTCACGCAAGCCAAAGTGGCTTCTATCAAGACAGACCTGACCAAGCAGCTGAATAATTCCCTGACCAAAAAAGTGACCACCGTAACGACGGTAACAACAACGTCTACGACCACTTCAACCACATCCAAGACGGCTGCGGCTACAGCAAAATCAACGGATACCACGTCATCCAATAACCTGACTAGTCTGAATAAATCTGCCGCGGCATCTGCACTCAACCTGTCGCAAACGGAGTTGAATCAGCAAATCAAGGCTGGTAAATCCATCGTTGATATTGCCAAGGATCAGGGCGTAGACAAGAGCAAAGTCATTAATACTGTCGTAACCAAAGAAAAAAGCTGGGTCACTTCTCAACTGAATGAGTCCTGGAAAAACACGACCGGTACTTTAACCACAGAGCAGCAGCAATTCAAGGACAGCGGTTATTTGGCCAAGGCTGCCCAGTTGTTCAACACATCCGCAGATGAGCTGCAAACCCAACTGAAGAATGGAAAAACGTTAACTGCGATTGCCAAAGAAAAAGGCGTGGATTCCAGCAATCTGACGGAAACACTCCATACCTATGCCAAAGAGCAAGTAACCGAGCAATGTAACCAAGCCAGCTAATCCCCTTCCCCATTAACCCCAAACTACCACCAAACCATAAAAAGAGAGGGTCCTGTTCACAGGACCCTCTCTCCATCTATTGCATGATACATCTTTTCACTTCCTTGGCTTTCAGCAAACTTTAAGCTTCCATCCGAGTAAAACATGACCCAAAATTCATCCCTTTTTCAGCTTGGTCACCTATACTTGCACCAATCTCAATCGCCCATGCTGAGGAGGAGAAGGATGAACACACTGAGCTACAGAGATCCAAATACCCGATGGAACAGGCATTTCTGGCTGTATGCGGCTCTAATTTTCACTGGCGGTCTATTGCTGCGTTTGTACCTTGGAACACAATTCAGGGGTTATATCGGAGATCAGTCCCTGTTCGTCGATTGGATGAATGCCGTCCACCAATACGGGGTTCGTGAATCATACCTGTATGGAAAAGATCAGAACTATCCCCCATTGTTTATCTTCATTCTGGGGTTGTACCGCTGGATACTGGGTGGGCTCGGCATAACCGCCTCAGCTGGCAATCTGTCCATGAAAATACTGCCTATCGCCTTTGATATGCTGTCCTTGGCGGTCTTGACTCTTACATTCAAAAAGCTAAGCTCTGGCAAACGTTTGGTGCTGCTTGCAGTTCTTTCCTTCAACCCCGGTCTGCTGGTCGACAGCGCCATGTGGGGACAGATCGACATCCTGCACAGTACATTAATGGTGCTGTCTACCGTTCTGCTGCTATGTAATCCTCTATTGGCGGGTGTATTGTTCTCCGTTGCCCTGCTGGCAAAGTTTCAGGCGATTGTCATTGTTCCGGTGATCGGTATTGTATTACTACGCCAGCTTTATCACAGGCGATTTCGCGGCACGTTTCTATTTGTAGCAGGATTAATGATGGCTATCCTGCCTGTGCTTCTCTATTTTGCTGCAAACGGAACCCTCGGCACCATGCTGACCAACGCCTACGGAAGCGCCGTTAATATGTATCCGCAGCTTTCGCTGAACGCCATGAATATCTGGTATCACCTGCTTGGTGATCCGGGAACCAGCGATGCTACGGTGTTGTTTGGCATAGTAACGTATAAAATGTTTGGTCTGCTGCTGCTTGCCATTGCCGTGGTTGGAGTAGCGGCCTATCTACTGCTGATTAAGGAAATTCGTATTCCATCCCTGCTCATTGCAGGTGCAGCGGTGAATCTCGCCTTCTTTATGCTGCCAACGGAAATTCATGAGCGTTACAGCATACCTGCTTTGTTATTCTTGGTTCTAGTTCCGTTCTTTGAACGTAAATGGATGTACGCTGCAATCACCTTCTCCCTGACTACATACGTAAATATTGCCATGATCATGAGCACGGGCTCTGGTGGCGACTTTGGAGCTGAGGAAGGGCTATCTCGCATCGGTGGTGAGCATGGTAACTTTGGCGGAGGACATGGAGCGAGCTTTAGCATGCACGGTTCGGGACTGACCAATGACTTGATGTACAGCATGGGTATTTCCATTGCGATGATCCATATCGTGATCCTGCTCTGGGTTGTATTTGCCATGACCCGTGAAATTCTGGATGGACGAAAAAAACGTAGCTGAATATTATTTTGCAAGAATAAAAAAGAGGTGTTCCAACAGCCATTTCCATGGTTGCCGAAACACCTTTATTCCCATTAAATTTTAATTTCAAGCAACTCATATTTGATAATGCCCATAGGCGCATTGACATGAATGACACTGCCTACTTCTTTGCCCATCAGTTCTTTGCCAAGCGGGCTTTCGTACGATATTTTGTTATCAGCAACATCCGCCTCGGCCGGACCAACCAGCATGTATTCAATCTTCTCGGCGAATTCGATATCATTAAGCAGGATGGTTGAGCCAATGCTTACTTTGTTCGAGTCGATATTGTCCGAAGTGATGACTCTTGCTTTGGTCAGCATTTTCTCCAGAATCAAAATGCGGGTTTCCATAAAAGCCTGATCATCTTTGGCTGAATGATACTCACTATTTTCCTTCAGGTCACCGTAACTGATCGCGAGTTTCAGACGCGCCGCCAGTTCCTTACGCTTCACCGTCTTTAATTCCCTCAGTTCGTCCTCCAGCTTTTCCAAGCCTTCCTGTGTCAAAATCACTTCATCATTAGCCATTTTTTCCATCTCCTAATCTTGCTTTCTATCTATATTCTAACCTATATCCACTCCAAACGGTTAACATACCAAGAAAAAGAAATAACGCTCCCATTGATGGAAAGATGTGTATGCGTAACCTTTACTGTTACTTACTATATATAGGTAATAAACCTAGAATCATCTCAATACGATGTCGCATTTTTTCTATAATGGTCATTATTGCCATATAAAGTCTTCTAACCTACAATAGACGATACTGCTATCGAAGGAGGAAATATTTTGTATGCAACGATTCAATTCATAGGACTCTTCCTGATCCTTCCTGCTGCCTCCGGGTGGATTATGTTGAATAGTTTCCTGAAAAAGGCTTCGGGAAATGGCCGAAAACTTCTCAAGGTGTTCGAATTTATTTTTCTGACCATCACTCTATTGCTTTTCGCAGCAGGTCTTGCAATAGACAGTATGGGTGTTCAGGGAGGAGAACCCTTATCCATGTATGAAGACTCCGGCCTGATGGCATCCAATTACGCCACGCTGGATCACCGTAGTCTTCTTGTCCTTTTGGTCACGTTATTGCTTGGCTTGCTCGCTTATTTAGCAATGTTCACACGTCCAGGTAAGCTCTCACCGATCATTTACACCTTATGCAATAGTATCCTTGTATTAAATATCGTTTGGGGTATCGTCTATATCACGCATACTAGCATTGCTTGGTACACCGAGACGGGTATGTTCTTGATGTTTGCTGTGCTTCTGTTGCAGAGCAGCTATCTATCACTTATCTTCCTTTATATTGGTCGATTGAAACGTTCATGGGATGGCTTTATCGAGGCTACTCTGGTTGAATATCAAACGTCTATGGATATGGAGCATTTACCAAAATGGCAACGACTGCTATACCGGTCTATCATTCGCTTTCATACCGCCCCGATAGTGTGGACCATTCTGATGTTTCCCATACAGCTTGTTATACAATTGATCCTTGTTCTGTTTGGACAACGCCCGGATAGCGCCATTCGCGTATTTCTGGATACAAGCAGCTTCAATTACTCCAGACTGCCGGCTCCACCGCCAAATATGATTCCCGGTGAAGGGCACTATCTATGTACAGTTGCAGCCGGTGGACATCAAAAATGGGTCAAACCCGTGCGAGCAGGCATACGACATGGCCACATCATTCACGTTAACCGGCAACTCATGATCGCCAACGCATTCGAGCATGTTATGGAGCAGTATACACCGCGGTTCCATGGCTTAGTTCGAGGTTTGTACAATCGCTATGGATATCCAATTAGTAAACATATTCGTTCCAAATGGACCGCCGATATCGTCTATCTATTGATGAAACCGCTCGAGTGGCTATTCCTCATCGTCCTTTATACAACAGACGCTCACCCTGAAAACCGAATTCATATCCAGTACAGTGAGATGCGAGGAAAATATACACGTTTCTAGAAAAACGGAATTTTAACTGTACCGGTACAATTGAACCAAACCAGTGTATTCATTTCATCCGTTCACTTTTACAATGAATTCAGGGCAGCAGCAATTAATAATACGCCCACTACATGACTCGAGGTGATCTGGATGAATGTTACATTGACTCCATCTGAAATACAGGCCTACCTGAAACGGATAGGCATTCATAATATCAAGGAACCCACCCTGGAATTCCTATCCGAAATCCAGCAGGCACATGTGCAGTATCTATCCTGGCAAACGGTCGATATTTTTGCAGGGCGGCCTGCGGGCATTGATCTTCAAGAATCGGTCCAGCTTATATTGCAAGGCCGCAGTGGTTACTGTTTTCATCTGAATGGCGCATTCAGCGTTCTGCTTCGCTCTCTGGGATATACGGTGCATTGGCATCGTGCCGGAGTTCAGCCATATGGAGAGCAGCCACGTGTGAACTCGTTCCATCTCGGTCTGTCGGTCTCTTTGCCAAATGCAGACCCGAATGCGGAACGTTGGATTGTGGATGTCGGTCTGGGCGGCATGCCCTTCGAACCGCTTCCTCTTCGTTATGGAACCTACGGATCGGCCCCGTTTACTTATACATTAATGCCTTCATCTGTTGCTCCTGGCGGATGGAGACTTGAATATGAACCGAACGGGCCAAGTGAGGGTGTCGACTTCGCTCCCGAAGAGCTTACCAACCTGGAGGAGTTCATTCCCAAGCATGAATTCTACAGCCAGTCAGCCGATTCGCCCTGGCATAACGCATTTTTGCTCCGTCACAGGCATGCTCTCCAAAGCAACGAACTACGTGGATGTATGCTCCGGACGCATGACCGCGATGGTATCCGCAAAAAGGAAGTTCAAACCTACACCGAGTGGAAAGCCGTATTAGCTGAGAAATTCCACGAACCGTTGGTGAATTACACAGAATTGGAACGCAAAGAAATGTGGGGACGGGTACAGGCTGCACATGAAGAATGGAAAAGAACAAAGCAGGTATGAAGCGACACGCGCAGACCCGATAAACCGATGATTATAAAGGAAAGTGTGCAATCCATGCCGAATACATCGTCAGGTGATAAATGATGATAACGATTCAAGTTCTTCAAGTTCCGGCAGAATTGCCCGAGGCATACTGGAACCTTTTTGTATCGCACGTATCTGAGGAAAGACGACGACAAGCTTCACGTTTTGTACATCAGGCGGACGCCTATCGCTCTGTTCTGGGTGAAGTGTTGACCCGTGTGGCGCTGAGCAAGTTGACTGGCCTAAGGCCGGGAGAGCTTTCGTTTACCCGTAACAAATACGGCAAACCTTCCCTCAGTCACCATGCTGATGTTCAATTTAATGTCTCGCACTCCGGCGATTGGATTGCTTTAATCTCTGGCGG
This window of the Paenibacillus marchantiae genome carries:
- a CDS encoding DUF6688 domain-containing protein → MYATIQFIGLFLILPAASGWIMLNSFLKKASGNGRKLLKVFEFIFLTITLLLFAAGLAIDSMGVQGGEPLSMYEDSGLMASNYATLDHRSLLVLLVTLLLGLLAYLAMFTRPGKLSPIIYTLCNSILVLNIVWGIVYITHTSIAWYTETGMFLMFAVLLLQSSYLSLIFLYIGRLKRSWDGFIEATLVEYQTSMDMEHLPKWQRLLYRSIIRFHTAPIVWTILMFPIQLVIQLILVLFGQRPDSAIRVFLDTSSFNYSRLPAPPPNMIPGEGHYLCTVAAGGHQKWVKPVRAGIRHGHIIHVNRQLMIANAFEHVMEQYTPRFHGLVRGLYNRYGYPISKHIRSKWTADIVYLLMKPLEWLFLIVLYTTDAHPENRIHIQYSEMRGKYTRF
- a CDS encoding sensor histidine kinase — encoded protein: MNNRKRIGRDEQGIHPGRTKGNLFGRTQGRLTLTYSSLTIVLLALFVGVVYVLLSYIVINGQKDNLLSLVAVERALVEKNMQEGKAGDTLDNRRLWGSGSDQFFYYVLGSDGKVISGNEMFPGMRSDLLGLVQDWKPRAKEIKEVSLSVPADVLDNGEEDAAPVAPSTLHLMVTGQNVLTKNGPEMTLYAGINVTPQYKLLHRLLMLLILLAILFVFIACLIGWLMSRKAMVPIVKSYNRQREFVGDASHELRTPLSVLLASVNALELELGQDAPSFARRTLSNMKDEIRRMTRMVQDLLVLARSDSDELELVKRDFDFRPIAEKTMQSIRRLKAAKGIRMELEGPDKMVLNGDPEKLRQVLTILLDNAVKFTPRGGEVRVVLSDRDKDGRPIFHLSVADTGVGIRPEDVERIFDRFYRGDKSRTRGPGGHGLGLAIAKWIVEAHHGQIALLSEEGKGSIFNVDIPVNK
- a CDS encoding response regulator transcription factor is translated as MTTHRILLAEDDSLLGELIVHMLEKTGFGTVEWVENGEDAYHYCMDSHYDVAVLDWMLPGWTGLSVCKKLRENGYAGAILMLTAKDALCDRVQGLDAGADDYLVKPFELEELQARLRALCRRNYAPLLEEVAELDGLRLNRSSLTLSMEEEVIQLSPREFQMLDLLLRNKSATLSRELILERIWGYDSDVSTKIVDATIKLLRKKLELFNKQHLIHSIRGVGYKLE
- the greA gene encoding transcription elongation factor GreA, translated to MANDEVILTQEGLEKLEDELRELKTVKRKELAARLKLAISYGDLKENSEYHSAKDDQAFMETRILILEKMLTKARVITSDNIDSNKVSIGSTILLNDIEFAEKIEYMLVGPAEADVADNKISYESPLGKELMGKEVGSVIHVNAPMGIIKYELLEIKI
- a CDS encoding arylamine N-acetyltransferase family protein — its product is MNVTLTPSEIQAYLKRIGIHNIKEPTLEFLSEIQQAHVQYLSWQTVDIFAGRPAGIDLQESVQLILQGRSGYCFHLNGAFSVLLRSLGYTVHWHRAGVQPYGEQPRVNSFHLGLSVSLPNADPNAERWIVDVGLGGMPFEPLPLRYGTYGSAPFTYTLMPSSVAPGGWRLEYEPNGPSEGVDFAPEELTNLEEFIPKHEFYSQSADSPWHNAFLLRHRHALQSNELRGCMLRTHDRDGIRKKEVQTYTEWKAVLAEKFHEPLVNYTELERKEMWGRVQAAHEEWKRTKQV